A window of the Arachis duranensis cultivar V14167 chromosome 5, aradu.V14167.gnm2.J7QH, whole genome shotgun sequence genome harbors these coding sequences:
- the LOC127747451 gene encoding uncharacterized protein LOC127747451 has protein sequence MELPPIDEDLIWEEVCGGQKKNRVYGKGAFFSSSIKSRTTSANSVSGRASTNQNFVPDLREQIHNLNEELFQRVTQQTDERISKLLDTRLAPLEKTQKKLEKLERAIEKAKKEKLKQKRWNEAYVSYYKKVRASSSSTTAPPPPPPPPPSISSDEDYDDDGDEDDTEDYS, from the coding sequence ATGGAGCTACCACCAATTGATGAAGACTTGATTTGGGAGGAAGTGTGTGGTGGGCAAAAGAAGAATCGAGTTTACGGAAAAGGAGCATTCTTTTCTAGCTCTATTAAGTCTAGAACCACTTCTGCCAACTCTGTATCTGGAAGAGCATCtacaaatcaaaattttgttcCTGATTTGCGAGAACAGATTCATAATCTCAATGAAGAGCTTTTTCAACGTGTTACTCAACAGACAGATGAGCGTATTAGTAAGTTGTTAGATACACGCTTGGCTCCTTTGGAAAAGACTcaaaagaagttagaaaagttAGAACGGGCAATTGAAAAGGCCAAGAAGGAAAAGCTGAAACAGAAGAGATGGAATGAGGCTTATGTTAGCTATTACAAGAAGGTTAGAGCGTCAAGTAGTTCCACTACTGCTCCACCGCCACCGCCACCGCCGCCACCTTCAATCTCTTCGGATGAAGACTATGATGATGATGGGGATGAAGATGACACTGAGGACTATAGTTGA